A segment of the Populus alba chromosome 9, ASM523922v2, whole genome shotgun sequence genome:
TATGAGTCAATGTGATGAGTTGTCGAGTCCATCGAGAATGATCTATATACCACAAATAATTCTATTTCCTGCGATAATTTATTGAGTCATCTTCTAACCCATGGATTATGTAAAGAAAAATGTCCACTATTTAAAATACTTAAGAAATTATTGTTTCATAATTACACGACATTACTTTACTGtagtattggttttttttctaaaatatttttatttaaaaatataataaaataatatatttttattttttaaattttatttttaacatcatatctaatctataaatataaaaaataagttcaataaaattttataaaaaaacttttcaaccgtaaaaaaacaaaacattaagttGTTAATTGATTacggttgaagaaaaaaaaagttgaatttcaAGGAATCCGTGATCTCTTGATAAATAGTAAGAAGATAGCACTAATATCATGGTTTAGTTGACTGTTCAATTGAGAATctgtgtgttttttaattgattgtttaGTCCATCTCtaatttgaaaaggaaatttAAGACTTGGACCACTCGACTCTAGACGATAAGGGCTCTGTTTTTTGAAAGGTCTATGTGGGCTCTACCGAGTATGAATCGATGTGATTACTTCTCTAATTCATGATCACGCGCAGAAGAAAGATTTGCCACAAGAATTCTAATTCCAGCAATAATTTCTTAAGAAATCGTTTAGTGTCATTTGCATTTgtgtttttaagattttgaaaatagaatataaaatttacttgatttgtgttttttgttggaCAAAAAACCCAACAATGATTGATACGATATTtggaaaccatttttttttagtttttaaaataaaatacaaaaatgaaaataaaaacaaaaaattttatatttatttattcaaatttgattttttaaagtagaaaattaaaaattatatgaaatgacCACTAAGTCAATGTGTTTATCTACTGGCTATAATTGTTAAATCTAACTTAACTTTACAGATCAGCTCGGTAATTTGAAGTTTCACCACAGCCATGGTGtacttcaaattgttttttatattaacccaGCTAGATTCAAATGATCCAATAAATCAACCAATGACCCAATTTTTAAATCCTAGACAAATGTCTAACAACTATACTCATAATCCCAtctattattgaaaaacaatttattaaaatgctttttatttttaaattatcaaactcATCTTGGTAGGTTAACTCAGAGCTTAACTCGAGTTGgggtttttttgaattatttagaaaattaatctAGTTAAATATATGTGACTTGGTTAGTTAACTCTAAACTTGAGTAGTCTGGTCAAATTTGAGGGAAACCCAAACTATTTAacttcaaggattttttttaattttttttacttaaaatgtcatcattttagtcttttaaatttgcatttaaaataatattgtttctaatttatttattttttataaaaaataaaataatattattttagatagatTTAAACTAAGTTATCTACCCCGCTAGTTGACCCGTGCAACCGAGttttataattacatttaaATCACTTAAAAGTGATCTAGACATGGTTAATTGACTGTTACATAGTAAAtctgttatttttcatttcattgtaTAGAAAAATGTTACAAGTAAATCTCCatcttcaaaaagaaaataggttttttattttttatctcgaTATAACTTCTTggaagagtgtgtttggtagtgtggtagcggttgcttttcaaatagcttttcgtgctgaaatacatgccatttttttaaaaaaatatttttgatatcagcacatcaaaacgatccaaaaagtacaaaccgcactcaattttagcaaaaaaaaaattccgaaTTTTGCAAAACGCAGGTAGAAACGCAGCCCCACACACTACCAAAGTGAGCAATCGATGGAGAaaattaaggtaaaaaaattgTTCCCCCAAATCTCATCATGTTTCGAACAAGCTCAACATCTTCTCcgacaaaaaatcaaaaatcaaaataataataataataaaaagatcatgtgtctttaataaaaatatcagcttgtttgtttttatgttttaaaagtattttttaaaaaaattaatatatttttaattttttaaaatcattttaatatagtgatattaaaaataatttttaaaaaaataaaataacattactaatatatattttaacacaaaattcttttaaaaaaacaaccttaaCTACGTTACCAAATATGCTAAAAGTAGCAGCAATAGTCCTCAGTGGTACAGGGTTATTATCTTTAGAAGCCCAGAACGACCCAATTAGTTTCAAGCGTGCCGCAGCTTATTCACACGCTGTTTATCCACCTCAAAGTACAACTGTTGTGACTTATCCACTTCCTTGCAGCTGAGAAAACTTGAGGCAAATATTTGCTTTGCCATGTCAAGATATTTTTGTAGTAATGAAGCGAcaaaattcaaggtcaaatacACAACTCCACAAGCAATCCTACATGATCAAGATCAAGACCATTTTTTTCTACTCCACCCCTCCACGCCTCCAACAACCATAACATCACCATTTCTAATATTACATCTGCTTATCTTCCATGGCAGCTCTCTCAATAGTTCATTCTCTCCATGGTAGTTATAGTTCAATTCAAGAACTGAAAACCAGAAACTGCCCGagaatcctcattcttttgtcTTGCCAAAGAGGCGAGCCACTAGACACCTCCAGCTCAAAACCAAAGAAAGAAATCAAGCAAGACAAGCGACTGGTGAGGCAACTCTTTGGTAGTGTAGAGAACCTCGGGAAGGGATTGAAGGACAATTTGAGCCCTAAGCGGAAGGGTGACTGGAAAGACGTGATGCTGATGAGCTTGTCGTTTGCTGTTTATGTGTACATGTCTCAAAAGCTTGTCTGTGCATATTGTGCTTGGGTGTCCATGCTCAAGCAATGGTAGACAGCTAAACCATCATGCCTGTTCTGCATCTTGGTTATTTAGGCAGATGGATGCTGCGATGATCTTGTTGGTAGCTTGGATTTTTCCGGTTCTTTTCTGTAATTCTTGTTCGATATTTCTTGGGGGACTTCCTCAACAAATAGACGATAAAATGAGAAGTATAAAACTGTATTTGTTAATCTTGTTCGCGTTATGTAGATCAATTTAAACGTTGATGGTCAAAGATTTGTCTTAGCTCCCGGGGGTTAACGTCTCATCGTTTTTTATTTCCACAGCAACATTAAGCACCATTCTAGAGTTTCCACTTTCCGGCATCTGTTACATTGATTTCCACAAAATGTCCGGTACACGTTCCAATTTCCACAAAATGTCCCGGAATTGCCGATAAATAAACCCAAAATTCATTGATTTGGATTTGGGTTCGGGACACCTGCAAAGGAAAAAACACCTTTAACGGTGATCACTGAAAACGCAAACCATCACTGGTGCAGCAATCTGCTTCCAACAAGCAAAATAGTTTTGCTTCCAGAAATCGGATTAATCGAACCCCCCATCAGTGCTAAACAGACCTTCTGTACGGTACCGAAGAGGTAAAAGAGACTTCATACGGAACATCCgagaataaaatatttggaCTATCTGCAAAAGTATTTGATTCACCAATCTTGCTAATTTATCTTGATACCTCAATAATCAAAACTGGCAAGTGCGACCAGGCAAATGCACATGGGATGCGGATTTCAATGGAACATGAACATTAGGGCTAGTGAGAGCTTTGGCATGCTGGGATTTTAAAGTCATCAGCAAATCTTTAATTTAGTAAATCTGGTTTCATGCATTGTTCACTCACATGTTGACCTAAAATTAGTCGGCTTTGTGCCTTTCACGCCTGAAGAGGCGATAAATCAGTGATAGCAGCCATTGGCAGACGAGGATTAACCATTGCCATGTGCGAACCAGCACATTAGTTGGCTTCGGTTTCGGCTGTGGTGGTGGTCCGAAAATCCCTCTATATATCTCCTTTTGCTTCTTATATATAGCTTTATCATGCTCATCCAGCAAACGTAACTCCCTCAAAATTGCCTTGTCTTCAGGTGCATGTTTACGTGCCTTGAGAAAGTCTTCCCGGGCAGCATCTGTCTGCCCAAGCTCTGCTCTGGCCTTCCCTCTTCTGAACAAAGCCTTAGCATTGTTTTCATCCTCTACCAATACCTGTGAATCCATTATTCAGTTGATTAGATTACGTAATGATTTAGAAAATCCAAATcacaaatttaatttgaacGCATGAAGATGCCAGGATGTTCACCAGTACTAGCAAAACAAAGGAACTAAACAACAATTGACCATACGGAGAAGCCAGGATGTTAATAGGCTTTCTGAGTTGCCAAATACAGATATACAACACATTTTTCTTCTAAATGACTATCCATAGTTTTCCAGTGCACTTTGCACAGACAACAAGATAGTCACATACACAATCACACAAAGGAAAATGACGAGAGTCTGACTGATTGATCTGGCATTAGATTACTGCCTTACCAATTCCgtaaataaaccaaaattattCGACATTGGAAATAAAAAGTTGCGAAATGAAAAATTGACCCATTAAAGTATACATACAATGGTGCATTGTGCAATGGCTTCTTCATAGCGCTCAAGCTTGATCAGACATGCCGCCATGTTAAGATGACATGGATTCTTCACTGCCAATGCCATGTCTCGGTACTTGCCAAACAGCTGAAACATAAAGTCATCGCCCAAATATGCAATTGCCTGACATGAACAGAAGCCACCAGAATTAgtcaagaatgacaaaaataagaaaaagagcTACAAAAACAGCAACGCTACTTAAGGAATTCAACTCATACAAATGTACCATTTCATACTGCTGCATAGCCTCCTCAAGTTTTTCCTCCTTAAATAGAGAATTTCCATCCATTTTTCTTCGATCTGCTGCACCGATCCTCTCTTCTGCAGTCATATCACCACGAGCTTTCCCCTACAAAATGCATCTCCAACGTAGATTCATCATATTAGCAATGAAATCAGATAGAGCCGTTATATTTTGAACTGAAagttttaaacaataaaaactatGTACTTGGAAAATCAATAAGATGTAACTTACTTCTTTGACTTCATCAAATCCAATAAGCTCGACTTCATATATTATATCTGCCATGGGAGGAACATTTGGGAAAGAAAAGTTCCCTTCTTTCCCATAGCCTAATTCCCAGCCCACATGTAAGAGGGCACGTTCACCAGCCTTCATACTGGAAACACCAACAGCTAAACCCGCCATTTCATTCTTCTCTGTTATGGATGTGAACCATCAATGTTCGGCGATACATTCAGCAGCAAGCTAGCAACATGATATAATTAAACCATAAATGGACCAGGATGCATGCATATTGTATCTGTGGCAATGTATAACCATCTAACTAGTTTCTTTTATTAGATTCCTGTTTAGTCATTATCATGGCATTGCAAAATGCTTCTAGAGTCATTACTGGTACAAGTCCAACTCTAcacccatataaaaaaataatggtttgcTATGTCATTTTGAGCTCTTTAATCAGCACCGTTCATTGACAGAGTTAACTGTCAAGCATTTGCCATGAAATCATGGATGCTGACAGTTATGTATGGAAAttgcagaaattaaactagattATCTTAAGACCAAGAACAGAATGCGAAGCTTCCAAAGAAGAAACAGAATGAAGTGGATTTGAAGACTTTAAAATCTGAATGAAATAGGCATATACCTTTTCCTAAAACCATTTCAAATGGTCGTTGTTCATGCCATGTATCATCAAACTTGTGCTGGGTGCTTTCTGTCCATGCCCTGTAGTGCACTGTCATGCAGTTGCAATTACTCAGATTATTTGGTTACAGAATGCATATGAGAATCACCATTATTTAGTAAGTGATCTCAGAAATAAAATGTGTACAATTGCAGACACACATATGTATGCATTCTCATTTCCAACCGATTGCTGGGTACTTTAGTCCATGTTAAGAAGTTTCATTGCCCACATGCAGTTATTCAGATTTTTAGGTATACACAGAGAAGATTTTCTGTAAGacatttatgaaataaaatgtccatgcatattaaattcttttttagggCACTCAACCCAAAAGTTAGGCCAATACATGGAAGAtccataaagaataaaatataaaacaccaCACATAACACCAACGGCTGCACTGCAACCTCGGGcaacaaaaaatacattacaGAAATGCAAGATTAGAGACAAGCACAATCATGCAAATAAAAGGCCTAGCTCCTCCAAGATTAATAACCTCTGCTAATATATTATTGCTTTAACAACTAGTCCAGTAAAAGCCAAAATAACTAACATGGTTGTTTTGCTTGTTGAACAGCCAAGTTACTGAACCATTTGTAGAATTTTCTACCTCAAAAGCTATATGGTTAGCTGGACCAAGACTGTAATAACCGTGCATGACAATAATAAGCTCAAAGTGTTGGAACCTCTAAGTCCAGATATCTAATACATTGTTGTTGGCCTTCTGTAACAGCTCGGAGATAAAGGTCATACCATGAATGAATTCaattcatttcaaaaaatattttgacaatGTACTGAAACAACTATCAATACAGAAGATGTCCGCTGACAACATAACAAACATAAGATCACAAATCATATAATGATATGATTGTAtagctttcaattattttatgaattgtAACTCCTAAGGATATTATTGTGTAGCTTTTAGTTGTTTTACGACTTCTAACTCCTGTATGATATGATTGtatagcttttatttattttaaaaattgtaacTTCTACTTTTCTAGAGTAATGAAAGTGACCGTGAcccaaaaaggaaaggaaaaaaaatgcaacttACAAAAGCATGTTGCATATTTGGATGGCTTCTGACCATGACCTTCCTTAATGATTTGCTTGGTGACTTTCTCTTGAAGTATTTCAACAGCGGATTCGACTTTCGGAGGAAGATTCCCATCTTGCAAAGGCTCACCATGCACAACCGCAGCTTCTTCCTTAGccatttcattttcatcatctttacctgcaaaaaaaatatataaaagaaggaCAGCAACCATTCAGTTTGTTCATGCTTCTTTTGTCGATAAAGCAAGTTATAATATGATGAGTCAACATTTTTTAGttatagatttttataaataaaactaatcttaaaaacaaaatggatcTGACAAACATGTCAGACCCAGAGAACTTAGGCTTGCAAACATGTCAGACCCAAAGTACTTGGGTTCGGCAGTTAGCCAAACTCGATGTAATGTGAGTTTTGCAAGCATGCCAAATCCAAAGCATTTGGATTTAACCATTATCAAGTTCTAAAATATGTCTGATCCTAGACAATCCTCTAAATTTAAAGTATTAAAGGCTTGATAAACCTCCATGTCTCcctatctaaaataattatatgaatcATTCATATATAATGTAATGATTTCTCTATACTCATAGGTGTATACAAGAACTCTTAAGAGACCTATCATATTTATTATCTCATTAATGATATGTAAAAGACTTTTTTCCCATTAATGTAGCAGAAAACAGAGGATTTTCTTGTCCTTCTCTCCTCTGAATACGACAAGGTTTAGGGTATAAATACTCCTAAATCATCcaataaaagattcaaaatttTGTATCtcttaaaataaacttaaatagATTATAGACTCTAAAGCATTAATCATCTTAAAACTCGAGAATAAACATTTACATACTAATTAACCACTATCTTAAACACTAAAACACTTATTATTTATATCTCTTGGATTTGAGATTTTGAGACATCATCACAATCAAACACGACAACACGTGAAACAATAGGTTTTACTTCGTTACTTTAAACACTCCATAGAAAATAGagcaaaaaaacacacataaaaaaaaaaatccctattTGTTCTCTTACGTCATTcgcttgatcaagaaaaaacaataaagcatTCCATTCGCTATCCAGTTTcgattaaaaagaagaagaaaaataataaattaccaATCGATTGGCTTGGAATCTCCTCCATTACTAGAACAAGCAAGTCCTgcgaaaaaaacacaaattaacaaATTTGTTCGATTCGTATAATCAATGAATAATAGGTTAATGAAAGATAAGAACAATGTAAAATGTTACAGTCAGGTGAGTTGACTTCAccacttgaaagaaaaaacagaggccATGAAAGTTGGAAATGAACCTGTCGTTTGACTTGCTTTGATGAGATCTGGAGCTGCTTTTGTGTTTGTAtgcaggagagagagagataaatgtATGCAGTTTGCTTTGTAACGATCGAAGAAGATTCTAgatagagagggagagggagtgCCTGTTTGGCAATAAGAttaaacctgtttttttttaaatttaatttttttatttttattaaaatgaagtgtggtttgtagtttttttatcgttttgatgtgctgatatcaaaaataatttttaaaaaatgaaaaaacattattgacatgcttttcagcacgaaaaattatttaaaaaacaaccgctactaCACTTCTAAATATTCTCGGAGTGGGATTAGTAGAGGAGAAAGAGGActggttaattaattaattaagtaggTAAGTTagtaaataattgattaattaagttttgTTGAATGCAggtaatttcatcctttttgtttttttattataaaaatgtttttaaaaaaaattaaaatttttattattttatgtggtgatattaaaaataatttttaaaaaataaaaaatatattattttaatatatttttaaataaaaaatactttaaaaaataactataaccacattttaaaaacagacaacataaaaaaaaacttacaaataaTCTACCATTAAAAATagaattacttttaattttaattaataaaatgctTGCACAATcccatttgatatttttaaaatattttttaaaaattaaaatgtatatttaaaaaaatacaaagattaaaattttaaagaagtaTATGTTGTTTTGgtcaaaattatcttctttcacgcatatactttttatttaatgattttgacaATAACAAGTTTTTCTTATTAGCAATATagtttattgaagaaaaattaatgacaattaaaaatattggtaaGAAGCATAACGAGGTAAGTGTTTCtttataaacacaaaaatttcttattcgtgtaatttctttttttattttgacacaaaaacatgtttttttattgtaaaaatttattatcatcatgaaaaaagattttgacacgagaaaataaaaataattatcagtcaattatttttatgaatctatataaataaatctaagagtaataaaatataaaaaggctatataaataaatcaaaattaataaaaacagaaTAGATATTCTATTCTTATTGGATTTCAATaagcaatttttaaaaaagaaaatctatatattaagttaatgtataattattcataaaataattactaatattgatataaaaaaactataatgttATTGAAATTGGGATACTTGtttaaatattatctcaataagatttaattaaaaataaaacaacgtGAGAGGTTATTTAACAAAcaagtttaatatgtttttgttttgaagtttctgtttatttttgtgtttcataagtgtttttaaaaaatttaagttttattttatatttttattaacttcaaattaatatatttttagtatttttaaattattttaatatgataatattaaaaataatttttaaaaaataaaaaaatattattaatatatattttcaaataaaaaaatatttaaaaaacaataacaatgttAAATAAATTCGAAAAAAGGGTCCCACACATTGATAGGATAAAAAACAGTCTATGTGCACGCGGGTCTATAAAAGTAGGCTTAcgtacttgatttttatttttttaaaatgtcatttgtccagtttttttttgtaatataacGAATTTTCTAATGCAAATTTAATCCATCTATAGCAGCTGAAAAGGTCAGGGCTTgagtattaaaatttaaaaaacttaaatttcaacttgtttttgcCTAATAAAACTTatacaacattatttttaagtttaaaatatcattcaattaatttagaagttataaattaaatcgagtctttaatctattttttatagcaTATTTGAATGACAAAACCATTTTCATTTAACTTCTTTTTggtaaataaaatcattacatACAtaccagttttttttaattataatttcggtttcttttataattatagttattggCTCGTTGTCAGGGAATCTAACAAGTCCCAATTTTATATCCCTATACCGTTAGCATTTCCTCCAATATAACcctctaaaaataatttgatcaagttgaatcatcttcttcaatttaaagaGTGTGTATATATTCTGGTTATTATTACaagttaaatgtattttttctgTATATAttaatgctaaaaataaaataatatcattttaatatattattaaataaaaaatattttaatatatattattattaggCAAGGGGGCTACAATGAGCGTGTGTACAATTTGTGCGCTTGTACTAAGAGCTTGTTTTGGATTGTGGTgcagtaaaaaattatttaaagtcaaaaaaaaatcaaaaaaaaaattttttgaaaacattgtTTGCACTAAGTTCTCAAACACAACCTATAGCTTGTAGAACAAAGAATTAGGTGTGCTCTTTGTGATATTGGCATGAGCGATACAGGTCGTTTGGGAAAATGATGTACATTGTATTatcttaaattttgaatttttttaatttaaaattaaaaatatttatatgttttcatattattttaatatgttgatatcaaaaataatttttttttatatatttctaaataaaaaatacctgcTATTACTACTATAACCTCAAATACACTTAAAAAGTGATAATCAaggatttaaatttttagaaaatgatcatcaacctttttttttttttttggggataAGATTGCTTGACACGTGAGTGCATTACAAGTGTTGATGTGTGAGACAATACCATCAAATTTTAACTACGCATGTGGTGTCATTGTAGCTTTAACGACAACATTCCTTGTTGTCATTATATTAATCCCGACAAGCTcttccttctatttttttttttttattattatttattattat
Coding sequences within it:
- the LOC118027716 gene encoding peptidyl-prolyl cis-trans isomerase FKBP42 → MEEIPSQSIGKDDENEMAKEEAAVVHGEPLQDGNLPPKVESAVEILQEKVTKQIIKEGHGQKPSKYATCFLHYRAWTESTQHKFDDTWHEQRPFEMVLGKEKNEMAGLAVGVSSMKAGERALLHVGWELGYGKEGNFSFPNVPPMADIIYEVELIGFDEVKEGKARGDMTAEERIGAADRRKMDGNSLFKEEKLEEAMQQYEMAIAYLGDDFMFQLFGKYRDMALAVKNPCHLNMAACLIKLERYEEAIAQCTIVLVEDENNAKALFRRGKARAELGQTDAAREDFLKARKHAPEDKAILRELRLLDEHDKAIYKKQKEIYRGIFGPPPQPKPKPTNVLVRTWQWLILVCQWLLSLIYRLFRRERHKAD